One genomic region from Bacteroidota bacterium encodes:
- a CDS encoding C10 family peptidase, which translates to MMIRLLFVFACSAAFQLHAQVSPFIATTWNQVCYYNDSCPAVSSGGACGKAYTGCNATAMAMICKYYAYPATGFGSHCNSNLPSQCVNFAAQNYNYAAMPNNVTGPNADVAQLMAHLGAACDMQYSGISSNSFFGSEVLKRYYRYSPRLYSSATFLFNTTQELIDAIKLELDAGRPVYCKGGNHFYLIDGYNSSSQFHVNFGWGGLYNGYYAITSVTNAQGNFTPSNFMFMIRPLAGDLETAADTITVTAGAPLTTLEFSSTLPWTITTSVSWITPALTSGSAGYFSYSDGSTFTPQVNNGAVRYGYIYVQNANDTDTVVIKQEASPLTAAPDTLSYTASGGTLVSNITYFSWGGWTTSNPFAWITVSPASGTGNATPSITCSLNVLPAPRNGYVVVNAGIYSDTIFVWQDGSITTALSQTESPSSFTLYPNPANSEVTIQRPENTRATLFVRDLAGREVYMRTVSGNVIVLDISPLPRGVYLLELRNEEGRGMTKLVVE; encoded by the coding sequence ATGATGATACGCCTGCTCTTTGTCTTCGCATGTTCGGCAGCATTTCAGCTGCATGCACAGGTAAGTCCGTTTATTGCCACCACATGGAATCAGGTATGCTATTACAATGATTCGTGCCCCGCCGTTTCATCGGGCGGGGCGTGCGGAAAAGCATACACCGGCTGCAACGCCACAGCCATGGCAATGATTTGTAAGTATTATGCGTATCCGGCAACGGGCTTCGGCTCGCATTGCAACAGCAACCTGCCTTCGCAGTGTGTGAATTTTGCGGCACAGAACTACAATTATGCCGCCATGCCCAACAACGTAACCGGCCCAAATGCCGATGTGGCACAGCTAATGGCACATCTCGGCGCCGCTTGCGATATGCAGTACAGCGGAATCAGCTCAAACTCATTTTTCGGCTCCGAAGTATTGAAACGCTATTACCGCTATTCGCCACGCCTGTATTCTTCGGCCACATTTCTGTTTAATACCACACAGGAACTTATTGATGCGATTAAACTTGAACTCGATGCCGGCCGGCCGGTTTACTGCAAAGGCGGAAATCATTTTTACCTCATCGACGGCTATAATTCCTCCAGCCAGTTTCATGTAAACTTTGGCTGGGGCGGACTTTACAACGGTTATTATGCCATTACCAGCGTAACAAATGCACAAGGTAATTTCACGCCGTCAAATTTTATGTTCATGATCCGTCCGCTTGCCGGCGATCTTGAAACCGCCGCCGATACAATTACGGTAACCGCAGGCGCTCCGCTTACTACGCTGGAATTCTCCTCTACTCTGCCGTGGACAATCACTACATCTGTTTCGTGGATTACGCCTGCTCTTACATCGGGCAGTGCGGGTTACTTTTCCTATTCAGACGGAAGCACATTTACCCCGCAGGTAAATAATGGCGCTGTGCGTTATGGCTACATCTACGTGCAGAATGCGAACGATACCGACACCGTTGTAATTAAACAGGAGGCCTCACCACTCACGGCAGCTCCCGATACGCTCAGCTACACGGCATCAGGCGGCACACTTGTTTCAAACATTACGTACTTCAGCTGGGGCGGCTGGACAACCAGCAATCCGTTTGCGTGGATTACTGTATCTCCTGCATCGGGCACAGGAAATGCAACGCCATCAATTACCTGTTCACTCAATGTGCTGCCCGCACCGCGAAACGGCTACGTGGTTGTAAACGCCGGCATTTACAGCGATACCATTTTTGTGTGGCAGGACGGCAGTATCACTACAGCATTATCACAAACCGAATCACCTTCATCTTTCACGCTTTATCCAAACCCCGCAAATAGCGAAGTAACCATACAACGACCTGAAAACACCAGGGCCACGCTGTTTGTACGCGATCTTGCCGGGCGCGAAGTGTATATGCGTACTGTTTCCGGAAATGTGATCGTACTTGACATCAGCCCGCTTCCGCGAGGGGTTTATCTGCTTGAATTACGGAATGAGGAAGGACGGGGAATGACAAAACTTGTGGTGGAATAA
- a CDS encoding T9SS type A sorting domain-containing protein, producing MSIRSFLSVGSARLLAFAGLLFLLCAMPRQMRAQNFIGFYPPVLIGLPDTVSTGDSIIAGAVLGNLSPLLYNDTLTIAGYVDTGNGNVNFLYQVYPQAIINPFDTVPIIFQFAIQHPSQQGAFRIGGNVIVIWPILSDPQFDTGDSIVVPVFVLDGTGINENPRSRPLGIKCFPIPTRQHLNIEVIPGHPSPEYMLIRDVQGRIIYQSPYAPQPVNTEHWESGIYILECRYEDGSRNFIRIIR from the coding sequence ATGAGTATTCGATCCTTTTTATCTGTTGGTTCTGCCCGTTTGCTGGCTTTTGCCGGTTTACTATTTCTCCTGTGCGCCATGCCGCGTCAGATGCGTGCGCAGAATTTTATCGGCTTTTATCCCCCGGTGTTAATTGGTTTGCCCGATACCGTTTCTACCGGCGATTCAATTATTGCCGGGGCCGTGCTCGGAAACCTTAGCCCGCTGTTGTATAACGATACGCTTACCATTGCCGGATATGTTGATACGGGTAACGGTAACGTCAACTTTCTTTATCAGGTTTATCCGCAGGCAATCATTAACCCATTTGATACCGTTCCGATCATTTTTCAGTTTGCAATTCAGCATCCCTCACAACAGGGCGCTTTTCGTATCGGAGGCAATGTAATTGTAATCTGGCCCATTTTATCAGACCCGCAGTTTGATACCGGCGATTCGATTGTGGTTCCTGTGTTTGTGCTTGATGGAACCGGCATAAATGAAAATCCGCGCAGCAGACCTTTAGGAATAAAGTGCTTCCCCATACCCACACGCCAGCATCTGAACATTGAGGTGATTCCCGGCCACCCCTCTCCCGAATACATGCTCATACGCGACGTGCAGGGGCGTATAATTTACCAGTCGCCTTATGCGCCGCAGCCAGTAAATACAGAGCACTGGGAGTCGGGCATATATATCCTGGAATGTCGTTATGAAGACGGCAGCCGCAATTTTATCCGCATCATTCGTTAG
- a CDS encoding DUF393 domain-containing protein, which produces MNTAKKILLYDAECPLCEAYSSAFIKAGILQADERRTFSSLHNESFMCRVDNQRQGNEIPLVDVNGGTTIYGVDALLHLLGRRWPLLQRVFAKGLMRWMAGRVYSFISDNRRIILARRYATLAHSCAPQFRLQSRARFIVFCVCAAVLITAALGAGLAHALGQNTTHTVPAALFACGAGWILQMTAALASLRRSVWDYWGHLAMLQLLGVLVLLPGIAWLFAAPGSGLVAIVVCIAASSSIMLRGHIRRAALLGLSQRWTVLWAALLLSSAAATTYYYIHFIYSV; this is translated from the coding sequence ATGAACACCGCAAAGAAAATTCTGCTCTACGATGCCGAGTGCCCGCTTTGTGAGGCTTATTCTTCGGCATTCATCAAAGCGGGCATTTTACAGGCCGATGAGCGCCGCACGTTTTCCTCATTGCACAATGAATCGTTTATGTGCCGGGTTGACAACCAGCGGCAGGGCAACGAAATTCCGCTGGTGGATGTAAACGGCGGCACAACCATTTACGGTGTGGATGCTTTGCTGCATCTGCTGGGCCGCCGCTGGCCGCTGCTGCAGCGTGTGTTTGCCAAAGGCCTGATGCGTTGGATGGCCGGCCGCGTGTATTCATTCATTTCCGACAACCGCCGCATTATTCTGGCCCGCCGTTATGCTACGCTGGCACACAGCTGTGCGCCGCAATTCAGGCTGCAGAGCCGGGCGCGCTTTATTGTGTTTTGCGTGTGCGCGGCGGTGTTGATTACTGCGGCGCTGGGAGCGGGTCTTGCGCATGCACTCGGCCAAAATACCACACACACTGTGCCTGCCGCGCTGTTTGCCTGCGGCGCAGGCTGGATACTCCAAATGACAGCCGCTCTCGCCAGCCTGCGCCGCAGCGTGTGGGACTACTGGGGCCACTTAGCCATGCTGCAACTGCTTGGCGTGCTGGTGCTGCTGCCCGGCATTGCATGGCTGTTTGCCGCACCGGGTTCCGGCCTCGTTGCCATTGTCGTTTGCATAGCTGCCAGCAGCAGCATTATGCTTCGCGGACATATACGCCGTGCTGCGCTGCTGGGCCTTTCGCAACGCTGGACAGTGCTTTGGGCTGCGCTTCTGCTGAGCTCGGCTGCCGCAACTACATATTATTACATCCACTTCATTTACAGCGTATGA
- a CDS encoding DUF2071 domain-containing protein, whose product MNLLRNIPITFSGQLHQIRLINFYVDAAEVQHRLPAPLKLRLFNGRALVSMINVSLQHMRASFMPQALDFNYYHAGFRLLIDDSELNGGEAKGVYFLESFTDKPLMKTGGNLLTHYRFSPAKINVIQNMLELRSGDKFLNWAIDTAHSGNDNEELRQTIATIDRAYSVNNGRVQMVRILRERWPIRPAEGYLFETNFFETARFAGAFVVDQKIDYTWLPASEIRCAS is encoded by the coding sequence ATGAACCTCTTGCGAAACATTCCCATCACCTTCAGCGGACAACTGCATCAGATCCGCCTCATCAATTTTTATGTGGATGCAGCCGAAGTGCAGCATCGTCTTCCTGCTCCGCTCAAACTGCGGCTGTTTAATGGCCGTGCGCTTGTTTCAATGATTAATGTAAGCCTGCAACACATGCGCGCGTCGTTTATGCCGCAGGCGCTCGACTTCAATTACTACCACGCCGGTTTTCGTTTGCTGATAGACGATTCGGAACTCAATGGCGGCGAAGCAAAGGGTGTGTATTTTCTCGAGTCGTTTACCGATAAGCCGCTCATGAAAACCGGCGGCAATCTGCTTACACACTATCGTTTCTCGCCGGCAAAAATCAATGTTATCCAAAACATGCTTGAGTTGCGCAGCGGCGATAAATTTCTGAACTGGGCTATTGACACGGCACACAGCGGAAACGATAACGAAGAACTGCGCCAGACCATTGCCACCATTGACCGCGCTTATTCGGTAAACAACGGACGTGTGCAAATGGTGCGTATCCTGCGTGAACGCTGGCCCATACGCCCGGCCGAAGGCTATTTGTTTGAAACCAATTTCTTTGAAACGGCCCGGTTTGCGGGTGCGTTTGTAGTAGATCAAAAAATAGATTACACATGGCTACCCGCAAGCGAAATCCGTTGCGCATCCTGA